From Verrucomicrobiota bacterium:
TGGCACGAAGGAAATGATCGTCGGAGATCCGGAGGCCAACCAATTGTTAAAGCCCCCGTATCGCGCACCGTGGGTGTATCCGTCGGCGTGAGCCCTTCAATAGTAACCCCTCGGTTACCGACGGTGGGGCGAGGCTCCCGCGAGCCAATGCGATCGAGGAAAGGCTCGGCAGGAGCCTCGCCCCACCTCAACTGAGCGGATACATTCAGTAAGCGTTTTCGTCGTTGAAGCAGCCTGCCAACGAAGTAAATTGCCTTTAGCCGTGCCAGCCACTGAAGTCATAAGCCAACTGCCGTTCACGCTCCTCCTGTTGCCTCTGGCGATGGTGGTCGTCGTGGCGTTGCTGTTTGCCAGGCTCATCTTGAAACACGTCCGCAGCACTCGCGGCGGTCCCCGGGATGGCGGAGACCCTGATCCCTCACTGCGTGATCGCGGACGGACTCACGGGGGTCACCTGCCCGCGCCGTGCCGATGGTGCGCAATTCGGAGTCACAGCCTCCAGGCGGTGCAGTCGGCTCTCGGCTTGCACAACACCAGGCTGTGTTCTTGGGACGATGGAATCGCGCAACTCTCGGAGCACAGCCTTCTCATTTCCCCGCCGATTCGAGGCTGGGTCCTGATCGTAGGCCACGGTTTGCCCGATCCGGCGGATGATCCGGACCGAAGCTTTCATTTCTTGCGGCGGTTGAGCCGGACATTGGGCCACGTTCATTGCTTCAGTGTCCACCCGGCCTTGAATCATCACGCCTGGGTGCGGCTCGAGAACGGGAAAGTGTTGCGCGCTTACGCCTGGGCCGGAGAGACCGTGTGGAATCAGGGGGCACTGACTCCCGATGAAATCGGCCTGGGACTCAAGTGCTTCGCTTATGGCGAGACCGTGAATGACGATACGCTTTCGCCCGGGGAACTCCTGCACGGGAACTTGGAGAAGGTCCATCGGCTGGCGGCGCGATGGAGTTTGGACCTTGCGTCGGTCAATGAGGCCGCCGCCGCTTCCGGTGAAGGAGTCCTGGGTGACCTGATTCACGCGAGACGACGTTGAGAGCGCCTCGCAGCGCTACGTTGAAACGGTAAGAGGTCGAAAAAGTTATAGGTCATAACGGCCGATTGCGCGAGTTAACTATTTAGCCTTCTTAACCAGCTAACTCTTACCGCCCCCGGACAAAACCATGACGCCAGAGTCCTGCCCCAACTGCGGCGCGGACCTCCCACGCCACGCGAAGGCGTGCCCCGAATGCGGTTCGTGCGAACAAACCGGTTGGTCCGAAGACGCGAAGTCCGACGCGCTTGGTTTGCCTGACGATTCGTTCGACTATGAACAATACGTCAAACGGGAATTCGGCCCTGGAGAAGTCCGTCCGCGCAGCCTTCATCCGCTCTGGTGGGTGACCGCGGTGGTTCTGCTTTTAGCGTGGGTGACATGGCTTTTCTGGCGGTGAACTTTTCGTCCTCGGATTGCATTGGGCTCGTTTTACGACCATTTCCGATTCTCCGCTTGCGCCGCGGTTTTGCCTCAGTCTTTAATACGCGGCACACAAGACCTGTTTTGACCGAGTTATGATCATGCGCCGTCCGCCGACTGATATTCGTTTGTTCGAGAGGAATTCTCATGAACCGGGTAGGGACGGATTCCACTCCGTCTCTGACCTTACTCAGCGATCGAAAGAGCCATTCCAGGGACGCGGTGGAACGCGTCCTTACCTGTTCAAGGGCCGTGTGCATGGTTCCGAGACCCAGGCCGCTTCCCATGAGCCCGTCTCCCGGACCGTGGCCTTTAGGCCGCTTCAACGCTGGACTCCGGGGAGTGCGCGGAAGCAGCCTGAAGGCAGCGGTCCGCACAGTCTCATGGCCGGTGTCGTCACTCTCGCGCTCGCGTGGATCGCAGGCGGTTCGTTCTACCAAACTTCGGGACAACCCCTTCCCACTGCCCCCGCGTCGCAAAACCAACGCGCGAATCCCGCCGCCGCGCCGGCTTCGCCAAATCAACCCGGTCCTGCCTCCGCGCCGCGCGCCCAGACTCCTGATCCTTTTGAATTCCTCGACGGCGACCGCGTCGTGTTGCTGGGCGACACCCTCATCGAGCGCGAACAACTTTACGGCTACGTCGAAACCCGCTTGCTGGCGCGGCATCCGGATCGAAAGATCACCTTCCGCAACCTCGGTTGGAGCGCCGACACTCCGCTGGGCGCATCCCGGATGAGTTTCGATTGGCCGAAGCCGGAGGAAGAATGGCTCAAACACCTGCTCGCGCAGGTGGCAGCAGTCAAGCCAAGCGTCGCGATGGTGGGCTACGGAATGGCCAGTTCCTTCGCGGGGGAAGCCGGGCTGCCCAAATTCAAGGCGGACCTCGCCAAGCTCATCGAAGGGATTCAAGCGCAGTCGCAGGAAAAGCGGGTCCGGGTCATTCTCTTAAGTCCGATTCGGCACGAACCCTTGCCGCCGCCGCTGCCAGACCCGGTGAACCATAACGCTGTGCTTGGTCTCTACACCAAGGCCATCCAGGAAATCGCCGAAGCGGGCGGACATCATTTCATCTCTCTCTTTGATCTGTTGCCGGACGGCACGAAAACCGACCCGCCCGTGCCGCTGACGGACAATGGCATCCATCTCAACGCGGTGGGTTACTGGACGCTCGCTGAAACCATCGAGCAGGGCCTGGGCTGGATCCCGACCGCGTGGCGGCTGGGCTTCACTCGCGATGGCCAGCCCCGGCGCGGCAGCCAGTTGATCAAGGTCGAAGATGTGGTCCGGACGGATAACTCCGTTCGATTCAAGGCGACCACGGATTTTCTGGAGCACTTGATGGCCCCGGGCGATGACAGCATGACGCCACGACGGACGCCGCCGAACTTGCTTCAATTCATGGGGATCAAGGCTGGAACTTATGTTTTGAGGATTGACGGCCACGCGGTGGTTGGCTTTGACCACGGCGACTGGGGGCGCGGGCAACGCATCAGCGGCGGCCCTCCGCAAGCGCGCACGGAGCAGCTTCGTCAAACCGTGATCAAGAAGAACGAACTCTTCTTCCATCGCTGGCGGCCGCAAAACCAGACCTATTTATTTGGCTTCCGGAAGTACGAGCAGGGCCAGAACGCTCGTGAAATCCCGATGTTCGATCCCTTGATCGAAGAACAGGAAGCGAAGATTGCCGAGCTGGTGAAGCCGGTGACACACACTTACGAACTGCTGACTCCGGAAGACGCCGCGGCAACGCCTCCACCTGTCCCAGCCGCGGCTGAGCCCACGCCCAAGGCCGAAGTGCCCGCGCGTCCCACGGCGGCGCCGGCTCAAAATCCCGCGCCCGCGCGCGCCTCTGAGCCGAACGCATTTCAACCGCAGCCCCGGCCGAATTTTCAGGTTGCGGAAGGCTTCGACGTGCAGCTTTTTGCGGAGAATCCCCAATTGGCCAAACCGATCCAGATGAATTTCGATCCGCAAGGCCGCCTCTGGATCGCGAGCTCGTCCGTCTATCCGCAGATCCAGCCGGGCCAGGTGGCCAACGACAAGATCCTTGTGATCGAGGACACGAACGGCGACGGCAAAGCGGACAAATCGACCGTCTTCGCCGAAGGGTTGCTCATCCCGACCGGCGTCGAGCCGGGCGACAGCGGCGCGTATGTGGGCCAGAGCACGGAGTTGCTTCACTTCAAAGACCTCGACGGCGATGGGCGAGCGGACCAGAAGCGCGTGGTGCTTTCCGGTTTTGGCACCGAGGATACGCATCACATCATTCACACGCTGCGCTGGGGACATGACGGCCAACTTTACTTCAATCAATCGATTTACATCCACAGCCACATCGAAACGCCGCACGGCGTCGTGCGCCTCAACAGCGGAGGGATTCTGCGTTTGCGTCCGCCCACCATGGAACTGGGGATTCACTGCAAAGGCTGGGTCAATGCCTGGGGACATGACTTCGATGCGTTTGGTCAATCGTTCGTCACGGACGGCGCCGGCAGTTCGGGCATCAACCTGGGTGTGCCCGGCGCGATGTACGTCACGTACGAAGGCGCCCGCCGAATTCTGGGCGGAGTGAGCCCTGGGAGTTACCCAAAGTTTTGCGGCCTGGAAATTATCCGGAGCGAGCACTTCCCGTCTGACTGGCAAGGCAATCTGATCACGTGCGATTTTCGCGCGCATCGCGTCGTCCGCTTCGCGATCAATGAGCAAGGCTCCGCCTACGTCACGAAAGAAATGCCGGACGTGCTGCGCACGTCCGACGTCACCTTCCGGCCCATCGATGTGAAGCTCGGTCCCGACGGCGCGCTCTACATTGCGGACTGGTCCAACCCGATTATTCAACACGGCGAAGTCGATTTCCGCGATCCGCGCCGAGATCATGAGCACGGGCGCATCTGGCGCGTCACGGCGAAAGGCCGGCCGCTGGTTTCCAAACCGAAATTGAAGGAGGCCGGAAATGCCGAGCTGCTCGCGCAGTTAGTTTCGCCGAACGCGTTCAATCAACGCCAGGCCCGCCGAGCCATTACCGAACGTGGCTCATCCATCGCGCCCGATCTGGCGAGTTGGACGCAATCGCAGGCTTCCGAGAAAGCCTTGCTCGAAGCGCTCTGGATGTATCAATCGATCGATTTGGCCGAGCCGGCGCTTCTGGAAAAGGTTTTGTCCGCGAAAGACGGACGCATTCGGGCCGCCGCGGTCCGCGTCGTGGGTTACTGGCGCGAGCGGTTGAAGGATCCGGTCAGTCTGCTCGCCCGGGCCGTCGCTGATGAACATCCTCGCGTCCGCCTCGAAGCGGTGCGGGCGTTGAGCCAGATTCCGACCGCGCGTTCGGCGGAGTTGGTCTTGAGCGCATTGGACAAACCGATGGACCCGCACCTGGACTACGGCGTTTGGCTGAGCATCAATGATCTGGCTAAACCGTGGATCGACGCGGTCCAATCTGGCGCCTGGAAAATCGAAGGCCGCGAACGACAATTAGAATTTGGTTTGCGCTCGATTGAACCCGCGCTGGCCGGCTCGGTTCTGGAGCGGCTGCTGGAAACGCGTTCGATCCCGCGCGACGGCAGCGGGCCGTGGAT
This genomic window contains:
- a CDS encoding zinc ribbon domain-containing protein, translating into MTPESCPNCGADLPRHAKACPECGSCEQTGWSEDAKSDALGLPDDSFDYEQYVKREFGPGEVRPRSLHPLWWVTAVVLLLAWVTWLFWR